The Ciceribacter thiooxidans genome window below encodes:
- a CDS encoding NAD-dependent epimerase/dehydratase family protein, producing MSKILVTGGCGFIGRHVVAELLAKGHDVRVLDSLVEQVHTDEAIDLPAEVEVIYADIRNRDAVRNALVGIEAVVHLAAEVGVGQSMYEIVRYVGGNDLATAVLLEELIDTPVSKIVVASSMSIYGEGLYVDEQGRRHDRIQRSAEAMRLGHWEPTGPDGQPLTPVPTDEEKSASLASIYALTKYFQEQAVLIFGRAYGIDATALRLFNVFGAGQALSNPYTGVLVNFAARLANGQPPVIFEDGLQRRDFVHVKDVARAFRLALEKPAAAGHVFNIGSGNAYAIADVAAMLASAMGVPETTPEILGRARAGDIRHCFADISKAQELLGFEPRLKLENALEPFVEWVRGSSAVDRSQEMQRQLQEKGLVS from the coding sequence TGCAAAAGGGCACGACGTGCGCGTCCTCGATTCTCTCGTCGAGCAGGTCCACACCGACGAGGCGATCGATCTTCCCGCGGAGGTTGAGGTTATATATGCCGACATCCGGAACCGTGACGCGGTCAGAAACGCCCTCGTCGGTATCGAGGCGGTGGTTCACCTCGCCGCGGAAGTCGGCGTCGGGCAGTCGATGTACGAGATCGTCCGGTATGTCGGTGGAAACGATCTCGCAACCGCCGTCCTCCTGGAAGAACTGATCGACACTCCCGTCAGCAAGATCGTCGTCGCCTCGTCGATGAGCATTTACGGCGAGGGTCTCTATGTCGACGAGCAAGGGCGCCGGCACGACCGTATCCAGCGCTCCGCCGAAGCGATGCGCCTCGGGCACTGGGAACCGACGGGTCCCGACGGGCAACCGCTCACGCCGGTGCCGACGGACGAAGAGAAGTCCGCAAGCCTCGCCTCGATCTACGCGCTCACCAAGTATTTCCAGGAGCAGGCGGTACTGATCTTCGGCCGTGCCTACGGGATCGACGCCACGGCGCTGCGCCTGTTCAACGTCTTCGGCGCCGGCCAGGCACTCTCCAATCCCTATACCGGCGTCCTCGTCAACTTCGCCGCACGGCTCGCCAACGGTCAACCGCCGGTGATTTTCGAGGACGGTCTGCAGCGCCGCGATTTCGTGCATGTGAAGGATGTCGCCCGCGCCTTCCGCCTTGCTCTCGAAAAGCCCGCAGCCGCGGGACACGTCTTCAACATCGGCAGCGGCAATGCCTATGCCATCGCCGACGTCGCCGCCATGCTCGCATCCGCGATGGGGGTCCCCGAAACCACGCCAGAGATCCTGGGACGGGCTCGGGCCGGCGATATCCGTCATTGCTTCGCCGACATTTCCAAGGCGCAGGAACTCCTCGGTTTCGAGCCACGGCTCAAGTTGGAGAATGCCCTCGAACCGTTCGTCGAATGGGTTCGCGGCAGCAGTGCCGTCGATCGCAGCCAGGAGATGCAGCGCCAGTTGCAGGAGAAGGGGCTGGTATCATGA